TATAAATTTTATAAAAAAGAACCCAGAAAAAAATTGGGACGTTGTAGTAAAGGATTTTGGAAGATACTCTACGGGGCAATTTTTAAAGTATCATCCTTATGAGTATAATACTTACTTTTCGCCAGTAACAATTGAGATGATTGGTGTTCTATTAGATTTAGAAGGTTTTTTGGAACGATCGTTTGTAGAGACTTTACGCTTTCTATACATTATGCAAGAGGAGAGCGGATTTTGTGAAATTGTGGGCGGGAACGATAGATTGCCAAAGTCATTTTTACCGCAATTAGAAGAGAATATTATATATAATCAAAAATTAATGAAGCTACATCAACACGATAATGGTGTGACAGCTTTCTATCGGAACGAGGAAACTTTTGAATATAGTAGTATTACAGGAGATTTAGTTATTGTTACCATTCCGTTTTCGACAATGCGTTTTGTAGAAGTAGATCCGTTTGATTCTATATCTCATGAAAAATGGAAAGCAATTCGTGAATTACATTATATGCCTGCGACGAAAATAGGAATTCAATTTAAAAGCCGATTTTGGGAAGAACAAGGACAATTAGGCGGCAGAATTATAACAGATTTGCCAATTCGTTATGCCTATTATCCAAGTTATGGAATTGGGCAGAAAGGACCGGCTATGATGTTAGGTAGCTATACATGGTCTTATGACGCGTTGTTATGGGATGGTTTATCAAAAGGTGATCGTATTTATTACGCATTACACAACTTAGCAACAATATTAGGTGGTCAAGTGTATGATGAGTTCATATCTGGAATATCAAAAAGCTGGACATTGGATCCGTATGCGCTTGGAGGATTTGCACTTTTTCAAGCAGGTCAAGAATCTGAGTTGCAACCAGCGATTGTCAAACCAGAGGGGAGAATATTCTTCGCTGGAGATCATACAACGCTATATCACGGATGGATTCAAGGTGCGATTGAATCTGGAATTCGTGTAGCGGTGGAAGTGAATGAGTAAAAGGTTTTCAATTCAGAAAATTCTTTACTATATAACTTGAGATGGATATTATTATATATAAAAGAAATATAGGGAGTGTTTACAGTGAATCCGTTATTATTCGATTTTCCTTCTGAATTTTATACTGACAGGCTTTTTATTCGAATGCCGAAACCAGGAGATGGTAAAGTTGTATATGATGCAATTCAGGCTTCAATACAAGAACTAAAACCTTGGATGGTGTTTGCA
This DNA window, taken from Bacillus cereus ATCC 14579, encodes the following:
- a CDS encoding flavin monoamine oxidase family protein, which produces MQKDIMYNTEMDEALKVIDKGLNKTTSPKQIIVVGAGMAGLVSASLLKAAGHDVKIFEANNRVGGRIETVRMEDTGLYLDVGAMRIPYSHTLTMTYIRKFGLQVRPFINRNETDIIYVNGRKTTLKQYEKDPSILRYPVEMNEVGKTSEELLLLAVQPIINFIKKNPEKNWDVVVKDFGRYSTGQFLKYHPYEYNTYFSPVTIEMIGVLLDLEGFLERSFVETLRFLYIMQEESGFCEIVGGNDRLPKSFLPQLEENIIYNQKLMKLHQHDNGVTAFYRNEETFEYSSITGDLVIVTIPFSTMRFVEVDPFDSISHEKWKAIRELHYMPATKIGIQFKSRFWEEQGQLGGRIITDLPIRYAYYPSYGIGQKGPAMMLGSYTWSYDALLWDGLSKGDRIYYALHNLATILGGQVYDEFISGISKSWTLDPYALGGFALFQAGQESELQPAIVKPEGRIFFAGDHTTLYHGWIQGAIESGIRVAVEVNE